Proteins from a genomic interval of Gemmatimonadales bacterium:
- a CDS encoding ABC transporter ATP-binding protein, with translation MIRLVNLEKTVPTRPSPTYLLRQITMSVSRGEFVTIMGPSGAGKSTLLSILGMLDADHSGEFWFNDQAVHALSPRNRHALARASIGFVFQKYHLLDDLTVAENLDVPLGYRNVPSKERQAIVADTLDRFNIVGKKDLFPSQLSGGQQQLVGVARAVIAKPALLLADEPTGNLHSEQGREIMELFRTLHRAGTTIIQVTHSHENAQYGDRIVRLNDGWLVTE, from the coding sequence GTGATCCGACTCGTCAACCTCGAGAAGACGGTCCCCACCCGACCGTCACCGACTTACCTGCTCCGCCAGATCACGATGTCGGTGTCGCGCGGTGAGTTCGTCACCATCATGGGTCCGTCGGGCGCCGGCAAGTCCACGCTGCTCTCCATTCTCGGCATGCTCGACGCCGACCACAGCGGAGAGTTCTGGTTCAACGACCAGGCGGTGCACGCGTTGTCGCCCAGGAACCGGCACGCCCTGGCGCGGGCCTCGATCGGGTTCGTCTTCCAGAAGTACCACCTCCTCGACGACCTGACGGTCGCCGAAAATCTCGACGTGCCCCTCGGGTACCGGAACGTCCCGTCGAAGGAACGTCAGGCCATCGTGGCCGACACGCTGGACCGGTTCAACATTGTCGGGAAGAAGGACCTCTTCCCGTCCCAGCTTTCGGGCGGCCAGCAGCAGCTGGTCGGCGTGGCCCGCGCGGTCATCGCCAAGCCGGCGCTGCTCCTGGCCGACGAGCCGACCGGCAACCTCCACTCCGAGCAGGGGCGCGAAATCATGGAGCTGTTCCGGACCCTCCACCGCGCCGGCACCACGATCATCCAGGTGACCCACTCCCACGAGAACGCCCAGTATGGGGACCGGATTGTCCGCCTCAATGACGGATGGCTCGTGACGGAGTAG
- a CDS encoding ABC transporter permease, with the protein MNSRLAGVRLAVRGLARSPGFTFVALATLALGIGASTAMFTVVRAVLLRELPFERPDELVQVGHTRPNRGAVFGGFSPQDFDDVRAASDKFSSLSAFFYLPGLGTRNLTGLGEPQNVAAVMADGQFFGTLGVSAVRGRTFDATDDVPGANQVVVLSDAFWRNTLGGDPDVIGRAVELDGQPFEVIGVMAPDFAFPSAEPQIWLPLSLITDNQIPHVRQVRWLNAVARLAPGVTESAARAQVGDVMARLAQEYPESNTDWNTPALRPVREYLLGKVRAPLVALMAAVALVMLIAAVNVAHLVLARGLGRAGELSIRAALGATRARLVGQLLLESAILATAGAAAGLLLAWLAAPLLTSVATGTLPRAGEITVDPTVAGFAVLAGIATFLIVGVVPAFRSAQPTAGTALREGRGQTSGSHRLAAGLLAAESGFAVLLLCGTALTLSSLWKLTHVDPGFSADHVVSLRLVLQGGRYEARGYPETFRRTLLERLADIPGVLAVGGGKRAPLTGGGEPYELRVTREGGVVDTIAPAAGTYIVTPGYFEALAIPMLAGREFTAADTSDALLPIVVSASLARQVWPGRPAVGERFRMGGSDAVVVGVATDVRHESLDRPAESVAYAPLAIFQRSAFNGFVRVAGSPLNYVAAVREVVRELDPDLPIGDLGPLTSQIESSVSQPRLFTSLVAMFGAAALLLASLGIYGVVAQGVARRRKEIGIRMVLGARAVAVTRLVVGGALRATLLGSAIGMALFVVVSRLLQSQLYEVRATDPLLLALSGAVLLGTAWLAAWVPARRAASIDPIIALRSE; encoded by the coding sequence GTGAATAGCCGCCTGGCCGGGGTCCGGCTTGCAGTGCGAGGCCTGGCGCGCTCACCGGGCTTCACCTTCGTCGCGCTCGCAACCCTGGCGCTCGGGATCGGCGCCAGCACCGCCATGTTCACGGTGGTCCGTGCGGTCCTGCTCCGCGAACTCCCCTTCGAGCGCCCCGACGAACTGGTCCAGGTGGGGCACACGCGGCCGAATCGGGGGGCCGTCTTCGGTGGCTTCTCGCCGCAGGACTTTGACGATGTGCGCGCCGCCTCAGACAAGTTCAGTTCGCTCTCGGCCTTCTTCTACCTCCCCGGCCTCGGCACCCGAAACCTCACGGGACTGGGCGAACCGCAAAACGTCGCGGCCGTCATGGCCGACGGCCAGTTCTTCGGGACGCTTGGCGTCTCGGCGGTGCGGGGCAGGACCTTCGACGCCACCGACGACGTTCCCGGCGCCAACCAGGTCGTCGTCCTCAGCGACGCATTCTGGCGGAATACGCTCGGCGGTGATCCGGACGTCATCGGCCGGGCGGTCGAGCTCGACGGCCAGCCCTTCGAGGTCATCGGTGTCATGGCGCCGGACTTCGCCTTTCCCTCGGCCGAGCCCCAGATCTGGCTGCCTCTTTCGCTCATCACGGATAACCAAATTCCCCATGTCCGGCAGGTGCGCTGGCTCAATGCCGTGGCCCGGCTGGCTCCTGGCGTGACCGAATCGGCCGCCCGGGCGCAGGTCGGCGATGTGATGGCGCGGCTGGCGCAGGAGTATCCGGAGAGCAACACCGATTGGAACACGCCTGCCCTGCGTCCGGTCAGGGAATACCTGCTCGGCAAGGTCCGCGCGCCGCTGGTCGCCCTGATGGCCGCGGTAGCGCTCGTGATGCTCATCGCGGCCGTCAACGTGGCGCACCTCGTGCTTGCCCGCGGCCTGGGCCGAGCCGGGGAACTGTCGATTCGCGCGGCGCTCGGCGCTACGCGGGCGCGCCTGGTCGGTCAACTGCTGCTGGAGAGCGCCATCCTCGCGACGGCCGGGGCGGCCGCCGGGCTGCTGCTCGCCTGGCTCGCCGCCCCGCTGCTCACCTCGGTGGCCACGGGGACGCTCCCGCGCGCCGGCGAGATCACCGTCGACCCCACGGTGGCGGGCTTTGCGGTCCTCGCCGGGATTGCGACCTTCCTGATTGTCGGGGTCGTCCCGGCGTTCCGCAGCGCCCAGCCAACGGCGGGAACCGCGCTCCGCGAGGGACGCGGACAGACGAGCGGCAGTCATCGCCTGGCGGCAGGCCTCCTCGCGGCGGAAAGCGGGTTCGCGGTTCTTCTGCTGTGCGGCACGGCCCTGACGCTCTCGAGTCTCTGGAAGCTGACCCACGTCGACCCGGGGTTCTCCGCGGATCACGTGGTGTCCCTGCGGCTCGTGCTCCAGGGCGGTCGGTATGAGGCCCGCGGATATCCGGAAACCTTCCGGCGGACCCTTCTCGAGCGGCTCGCCGACATCCCAGGTGTGCTCGCCGTCGGTGGCGGCAAGCGGGCGCCGCTGACCGGGGGCGGCGAGCCCTACGAGCTTCGCGTGACGCGGGAGGGAGGCGTCGTCGATACAATCGCGCCGGCGGCGGGGACCTACATCGTCACCCCGGGGTATTTCGAGGCGCTCGCCATCCCGATGCTGGCGGGACGGGAGTTCACCGCGGCGGATACCTCGGACGCACTGCTTCCCATTGTGGTCAGCGCCAGCCTGGCGCGGCAGGTGTGGCCGGGGCGGCCGGCCGTCGGGGAGCGCTTCCGGATGGGGGGGAGTGATGCGGTCGTCGTCGGGGTCGCCACCGACGTGCGCCACGAGAGCCTCGATCGCCCCGCCGAATCGGTGGCCTATGCGCCGCTGGCCATCTTCCAGCGCTCCGCCTTCAACGGCTTCGTGCGGGTCGCGGGTTCCCCGCTGAACTATGTTGCCGCCGTGCGGGAGGTGGTGCGCGAACTCGACCCCGACCTGCCGATCGGCGACCTCGGCCCCCTGACGTCTCAGATCGAGTCCTCGGTGTCGCAGCCTCGCCTCTTTACGTCCCTGGTGGCGATGTTCGGCGCGGCGGCGCTGCTGCTCGCCTCGCTCGGGATCTACGGGGTGGTGGCGCAGGGGGTGGCGCGGCGCCGGAAGGAGATCGGCATTCGCATGGTCCTCGGCGCCCGCGCCGTGGCCGTCACCCGCCTGGTCGTCGGCGGGGCGCTGCGCGCCACCCTGCTTGGCTCGGCGATCGGCATGGCACTCTTCGTGGTGGTATCCCGGCTGCTGCAGAGCCAGCTCTACGAAGTGCGCGCCACCGATCCCCTCCTCCTGGCGCTCTCGGGAGCCGTCTTGCTGGGCACGGCCTGGCTCGCGGCGTGGGTCCCGGCGCGACGGGCGGCATCCATCGACCCCATCATCGCGCTCCGCAGCGAATAG
- a CDS encoding sigma-54 dependent transcriptional regulator: MGTQAPRILVADDQADILQALRLLLRQEGFAVETAASPAGVLAALERSEFDALLMDLNYTRDTTSGREGLDILARIRQLDASLPVVVMTAFGSVEGAVEAMRQGARDYLEKPWDNTRLVALLRTQVELGRALRLGQRLEGENQALRGAGIPDLVTESPAMRATARLMERVAPSDANALILGEHGVGKEIAARWLHAASERAGRPMITVNVGGLSEGVFESELFGHLKGAFTDAKTDRIGRFELADRGTLFLDEIANITPSQQAKLLRVLNTGEFERVGSSRTRTVATRVFSATNADIRGEVAAGRFREDLLYRLNTVEIVIPALRDRREDIPHLAAYFLAKYAAHYRKPIQGFDPDAMAMVLSYGWPGNVRELDHAIERAVLLADGVQLRVSDLSLAPQESASVQLDQMTLEQVEQVLIQKALVRTGHNVSEAAKALGLSRSAMYRRLERYGLQ; this comes from the coding sequence ATGGGAACTCAAGCGCCCCGCATCCTCGTCGCCGATGACCAGGCGGACATCCTGCAGGCCCTCCGCCTGCTCCTCCGGCAGGAGGGGTTTGCGGTCGAGACGGCGGCCTCCCCCGCCGGCGTGCTCGCCGCGCTGGAGCGCTCGGAATTCGACGCCCTCCTGATGGACCTCAACTACACCCGTGACACCACCTCCGGCCGCGAAGGGCTCGACATCCTCGCCCGGATCCGTCAGCTCGATGCGTCCCTCCCGGTCGTCGTCATGACGGCGTTTGGCAGCGTGGAGGGCGCCGTGGAGGCGATGCGGCAGGGCGCGCGGGACTACCTCGAGAAGCCGTGGGACAACACCCGGCTCGTCGCCCTGCTCCGCACCCAGGTGGAACTGGGCCGCGCCCTGCGCCTGGGCCAGCGGCTCGAGGGTGAAAACCAGGCGCTGCGCGGCGCGGGCATTCCTGATCTCGTGACCGAATCGCCCGCGATGCGCGCCACCGCCCGGCTGATGGAGCGGGTGGCGCCGTCCGACGCCAACGCGCTGATCCTTGGCGAGCACGGCGTCGGCAAGGAGATTGCCGCGCGCTGGCTGCATGCCGCCAGTGAGCGCGCGGGCCGGCCGATGATAACCGTCAACGTCGGCGGGCTCTCCGAGGGGGTGTTCGAGAGCGAGTTGTTCGGACACCTCAAGGGGGCGTTCACCGACGCGAAGACCGACCGCATCGGGCGCTTCGAGCTGGCGGATCGCGGCACGCTCTTCCTCGACGAGATTGCCAACATCACCCCCAGCCAGCAGGCCAAGCTCCTCCGGGTGCTCAATACCGGGGAGTTCGAGCGGGTTGGCTCCTCCCGGACCAGGACCGTGGCCACCCGCGTGTTCAGCGCAACCAACGCCGATATCCGCGGTGAAGTGGCGGCCGGCCGGTTCCGGGAAGACCTGCTCTACCGGCTCAACACGGTCGAGATCGTGATTCCCGCCCTCCGTGACCGCCGCGAGGATATTCCCCATCTCGCCGCCTATTTCCTCGCCAAGTACGCGGCGCACTATCGGAAGCCGATCCAGGGTTTCGATCCCGACGCGATGGCCATGGTGCTGAGCTACGGATGGCCCGGCAACGTCCGGGAGCTCGACCACGCCATCGAGCGTGCCGTGCTGCTGGCCGACGGCGTGCAGCTGCGCGTGAGCGACCTGTCGCTGGCGCCGCAGGAGAGCGCGAGCGTCCAGCTCGACCAGATGACCCTGGAGCAGGTGGAGCAGGTCCTGATCCAGAAGGCGCTGGTACGGACGGGGCACAACGTGTCGGAGGCCGCCAAGGCACTGGGGCTCAGCCGCAGCGCGATGTACCGGCGGCTGGAGCGGTACGGACTGCAGTAG
- a CDS encoding PadR family transcriptional regulator, whose amino-acid sequence MSDELDLLQGTLDVLVLRALSHGPRHGYAIAQWIQDNSDGTFRILDGALYTSLHRMEEKGWADAEWGTSERGKRARFYELTPAGRAELQLRTTRWERYVNAVAHVMAAPARA is encoded by the coding sequence ATGTCAGACGAGCTCGACTTGCTGCAGGGAACCCTGGATGTCCTCGTCCTTCGCGCCCTAAGTCATGGTCCCAGGCATGGTTACGCGATTGCCCAGTGGATCCAGGACAACTCCGACGGCACCTTCAGAATCCTGGACGGTGCGCTCTACACCTCGCTTCATCGGATGGAGGAAAAGGGGTGGGCCGATGCGGAGTGGGGCACCTCTGAGCGGGGAAAGCGCGCCCGGTTCTATGAACTCACGCCCGCGGGACGTGCCGAGTTGCAGCTCCGCACCACCCGGTGGGAGCGGTACGTGAACGCGGTGGCGCATGTGATGGCCGCCCCGGCACGGGCCTGA
- a CDS encoding PadR family transcriptional regulator, with the protein MAHPPMTLLKGTLDVLILKTLGWGPSHGYAISRWIQQCTGDELHIEEGALYPALRRLEEKGLLESAWQTTATGREAKVYTLTASGRQQLKAEVTAWSRYVSAMTRALEARPTGAIA; encoded by the coding sequence GTGGCCCACCCACCGATGACCCTCCTCAAGGGCACGCTCGACGTCCTGATCCTCAAGACCCTCGGCTGGGGCCCCAGCCATGGGTACGCCATCTCACGCTGGATCCAGCAGTGCACCGGTGATGAGCTCCACATCGAGGAGGGGGCGCTCTACCCCGCGCTCCGCCGGCTGGAGGAGAAGGGGCTGCTCGAGTCCGCCTGGCAGACCACCGCGACCGGGCGCGAGGCGAAGGTGTATACGCTGACCGCGAGCGGGCGCCAGCAACTCAAGGCGGAGGTGACCGCCTGGAGCCGATACGTATCGGCCATGACCCGGGCCCTCGAGGCGCGCCCCACCGGGGCGATCGCATGA
- a CDS encoding ABC transporter permease, whose protein sequence is MTRRKPSDPLPLSNQKPVDEDVRRELAQHIEFRTEELMAEGWTAEDARAEALRAFGDVAAIADECREITVRDRRSRRRDEWFGALMHDARFGFRILRRSPAFTLGAVLTLALGIGANTAIFSVVNGVLLRPLPYDHPEQLVRVFETSERGGASDLAEPNFDDWRAQARSFDGMAAYYTSIGTLLGADIPSRVRVTAVSEDFFRVMRVQPVVGRLPAPDEFQVGAPPVAVVSYRFWRDRLGGTDDLASRRLRAEFDFQVVGVLPQGFGFPDESDLWFPINLWGRNESRTAHNFSVVARLRAGLRPVDGDRELDALTAPMREQYLPDFDAVGATLVPLRELEAGPLKEPLYLLLGASGLLLLAACTNLASSMLVRGSARAHELAIRAAIGAGRGRLIRQVFTESMLIALLGCAAGLVVAQVVQRGLLLLAPAGMVPIEGAPFDLRVLGFSLLLTLLTAVLFGLCPAMRMSGVRPATAMREGTRHSGSRKSRRLWSTLVAVEVALAVMLLCGSGLLLRSFAAITRIDPGFRAEGVITALLDLPDAGYPDVQQAVAFHDRLLAALADAPGVVAAGVTNRLPLEGNQPSGAIQVEGKPTLPAGPFTGYAIYRTASPRYFEAMGIPLLAGRPFNDRDRAGAPRVVIVTKGLAEREWPGEDPIGKHFRVYGMDGGEEPYGTVIGVVADIPHGALTGERREAYWYPYSQNPYRTRSMKLVVRTAGDPAALAPMLAKVVHDIDPTLPLEFRTMQERLASTIADRRFTMVVLASFAVVALLLAALGIYGVVSYTVAQRTREIGIRIALGAEPSRVQRLVQGGAMAVIGIGIVVGGVGAVAGTRLMRALLYGVEPGDAATFGFAVGLLLLVGFLASWWPARRSAGIDPAVAIRAE, encoded by the coding sequence ATGACACGCCGGAAGCCGTCTGATCCCCTGCCGCTGTCCAACCAGAAGCCGGTGGACGAGGATGTGCGGCGCGAGCTCGCGCAGCATATCGAGTTTCGCACGGAAGAATTGATGGCCGAGGGGTGGACCGCCGAGGATGCCCGCGCGGAGGCGCTCCGGGCGTTCGGCGACGTGGCCGCCATTGCCGACGAGTGCCGCGAAATCACCGTCCGGGACCGGCGCAGCCGGCGCCGGGACGAGTGGTTCGGCGCCCTGATGCACGACGCGCGCTTTGGGTTCCGCATCCTCCGCCGGTCGCCCGCCTTCACGCTTGGCGCGGTGCTGACCCTTGCACTCGGCATTGGCGCCAACACCGCCATCTTCTCGGTGGTCAACGGCGTCCTCCTGCGCCCGCTGCCGTACGACCACCCCGAGCAGCTGGTCCGGGTGTTCGAGACGAGTGAGCGCGGCGGAGCCTCCGACCTCGCCGAACCGAACTTCGACGACTGGCGCGCGCAGGCGCGGTCGTTCGACGGCATGGCCGCCTACTACACGAGCATCGGCACGCTCCTCGGCGCGGACATCCCCTCGCGGGTCCGCGTCACGGCGGTGTCGGAGGACTTCTTCCGCGTCATGCGGGTGCAGCCGGTGGTGGGACGCCTCCCGGCACCCGACGAATTCCAGGTCGGGGCGCCTCCCGTCGCGGTGGTCAGCTACCGGTTCTGGCGGGACCGGCTCGGCGGTACCGACGACCTGGCCAGCCGGCGGCTCCGCGCCGAATTCGACTTCCAGGTCGTGGGGGTCCTGCCGCAGGGCTTCGGTTTCCCCGACGAGAGCGACCTCTGGTTCCCGATCAACCTGTGGGGCCGAAACGAGAGCCGTACCGCGCACAACTTCTCCGTCGTGGCGCGGCTCAGAGCCGGGCTTCGTCCGGTGGATGGCGACCGGGAGCTCGACGCCCTCACCGCGCCGATGCGGGAGCAGTACCTGCCCGACTTCGACGCCGTCGGGGCCACCTTGGTGCCGCTGCGGGAGCTTGAGGCGGGGCCGCTCAAGGAGCCGCTCTACCTCCTGCTCGGCGCCTCGGGACTGCTCCTGCTCGCGGCGTGCACCAACCTGGCCAGCAGCATGCTGGTGCGCGGGTCGGCGCGCGCGCACGAACTGGCCATCCGCGCCGCCATCGGGGCCGGCCGCGGCCGCCTGATCCGACAGGTCTTTACCGAGAGCATGCTGATTGCGCTCCTCGGGTGCGCAGCGGGTCTCGTCGTTGCCCAGGTGGTGCAGCGTGGCCTCCTCCTGCTGGCGCCCGCCGGGATGGTGCCCATCGAGGGGGCGCCGTTCGACCTGCGCGTGCTCGGGTTCTCGCTGCTGCTCACGCTGCTGACGGCGGTGCTGTTCGGCTTGTGCCCGGCCATGCGGATGTCGGGGGTACGGCCGGCCACGGCCATGCGCGAAGGCACCCGGCACAGCGGTTCACGGAAGAGCCGGCGGCTCTGGTCCACGCTGGTGGCCGTGGAAGTGGCGCTGGCCGTGATGCTGCTCTGCGGCTCGGGGCTCCTGCTCCGATCCTTCGCCGCCATCACCCGCATCGACCCCGGGTTCCGCGCCGAGGGGGTCATCACCGCGCTCCTCGACCTGCCGGACGCCGGCTATCCGGATGTGCAGCAGGCGGTGGCCTTTCACGATCGACTGCTCGCGGCGCTGGCGGATGCACCGGGGGTGGTGGCGGCCGGCGTGACCAACCGATTGCCACTCGAGGGAAATCAGCCGAGCGGCGCCATCCAGGTGGAGGGGAAGCCGACGCTGCCGGCGGGGCCCTTTACCGGCTACGCCATCTACCGGACCGCCAGCCCCAGATACTTCGAGGCGATGGGCATTCCCCTGCTCGCCGGACGGCCCTTCAACGACCGGGACCGGGCTGGTGCCCCGCGGGTGGTGATTGTCACCAAGGGACTGGCCGAGCGCGAGTGGCCCGGCGAGGATCCCATCGGCAAGCACTTCCGGGTGTACGGGATGGATGGGGGAGAGGAGCCCTACGGGACGGTGATTGGCGTGGTCGCCGACATTCCACATGGCGCCCTCACCGGCGAGCGACGCGAGGCCTACTGGTATCCCTATTCGCAGAACCCCTACCGCACGCGCTCCATGAAACTGGTGGTGCGCACGGCGGGGGACCCCGCCGCGCTGGCGCCGATGCTGGCCAAGGTGGTACACGACATCGACCCGACGCTGCCGCTGGAGTTCCGCACCATGCAGGAACGGCTGGCGTCCACGATTGCCGACCGGCGCTTCACCATGGTGGTGCTGGCTTCCTTCGCCGTCGTGGCGCTCCTGCTGGCGGCGCTCGGAATCTACGGCGTGGTGTCGTACACGGTGGCCCAGCGGACCCGCGAAATCGGGATTCGCATTGCCCTCGGCGCCGAGCCGTCGCGCGTGCAGCGCCTGGTGCAGGGAGGCGCCATGGCGGTCATCGGCATCGGTATCGTCGTGGGCGGGGTTGGCGCCGTGGCGGGCACCCGCCTGATGCGGGCGCTGCTCTACGGCGTGGAGCCGGGGGACGCGGCGACGTTCGGGTTCGCCGTCGGACTGCTGCTGCTGGTGGGGTTCCTGGCCAGCTGGTGGCCGGCCAGGCGGAGTGCGGGGATCGATCCCGCCGTCGCGATCCGTGCGGAGTAG
- a CDS encoding ATP-binding protein: protein MISQPSRLVAIAAAAALPAVVVALGLLWFGPYEPRLQWSATLAIFACLFAGLTILHTRVIRPLQTISNLLAAMREGDFSLRARTLDPDDDIGLLYLEANALADLLRGQRLGVIEATALVRTVMAEIDAAVFTFDDATGTLVFVNRGGERLLDESAKRLVGRHASALGLADCLEGETPRVLDQRGAYANRWELRRSSFRQDGRSHTLVLLTDVHRALQAEEREAWQRLIRVLSHEINNSLAPIRSFAGSLRALVDRTARDPESDADLREGLSVIEQRAESLGRFIAAYARLARLPRPVLRPMSVSEWVSRVVTMEARLAVTITPGQDGEVMADRDQLDQLLINLVRNAVDAVADTGGGVEVRWELRRDEVELVVEDEGSGLAGTENLFVPFYTTKPGGSGIGLALSRRIAEAHGGTLVLENRGDVTGCRAILRLPRAPQFRETAGAFRSGSYQAVSRPQPLQ, encoded by the coding sequence GTGATCTCCCAGCCCTCACGCCTGGTGGCGATTGCGGCCGCGGCGGCCCTGCCCGCCGTGGTGGTGGCGCTTGGGCTACTCTGGTTTGGGCCGTATGAACCGCGCCTGCAGTGGAGCGCCACGCTGGCCATCTTCGCCTGCCTGTTCGCGGGCCTGACCATCCTCCACACCCGCGTCATCCGCCCGCTGCAGACCATCTCCAACCTCCTGGCCGCGATGCGGGAGGGGGATTTTTCCCTCCGCGCGCGGACCCTCGATCCCGACGACGACATCGGCCTGCTCTACCTCGAGGCGAACGCGCTCGCCGACCTGCTCCGCGGGCAGCGGCTCGGCGTCATCGAGGCGACGGCACTGGTGCGGACCGTCATGGCGGAGATCGACGCCGCCGTCTTCACCTTCGACGACGCCACCGGCACGCTGGTGTTCGTGAACCGTGGCGGGGAGCGGCTCCTCGACGAGTCCGCCAAGCGGCTGGTGGGGCGGCACGCCTCGGCGCTCGGTCTCGCCGACTGCCTCGAGGGAGAAACACCGCGCGTGCTCGACCAGCGCGGCGCGTACGCCAACCGATGGGAGCTGCGTCGCAGTTCATTCCGGCAGGACGGTCGCTCCCATACGCTGGTGCTGCTGACGGACGTGCACCGGGCGCTGCAGGCGGAGGAACGCGAGGCCTGGCAGCGCCTCATTCGTGTGCTTTCGCACGAGATCAACAATTCGCTTGCGCCGATCCGGAGCTTTGCCGGGTCGCTGCGGGCCCTGGTCGATCGGACCGCACGCGACCCCGAGAGCGACGCCGATCTCCGCGAGGGGCTCTCGGTCATCGAGCAGCGGGCCGAATCGCTGGGCCGCTTCATTGCCGCCTATGCCCGCCTCGCGCGGCTTCCCCGCCCAGTCCTGCGGCCGATGTCGGTGTCCGAATGGGTGTCGCGGGTCGTGACGATGGAGGCGCGCCTTGCCGTGACCATCACGCCGGGCCAGGACGGCGAGGTGATGGCCGACCGCGACCAGCTGGACCAGCTCCTGATCAACCTGGTGCGGAACGCGGTGGACGCGGTGGCGGACACCGGAGGCGGGGTCGAGGTGCGATGGGAGCTCCGCCGGGACGAGGTGGAGCTGGTGGTGGAGGACGAGGGGAGCGGGCTGGCGGGGACGGAGAATCTCTTCGTGCCCTTCTATACCACCAAGCCCGGGGGCTCAGGCATCGGGCTGGCGCTGTCCCGGCGCATCGCCGAGGCGCATGGCGGGACGCTGGTGCTGGAGAACCGGGGGGACGTGACCGGGTGCCGGGCCATCCTCCGGTTGCCGAGGGCGCCGCAGTTCCGGGAGACGGCGGGGGCGTTCCGGTCGGGGAGCTACCAGGCGGTGAGCCGACCCCAGCCTCTCCAATAG
- a CDS encoding DUF1254 domain-containing protein produces MKAPLIALALAGMLNVATAQAQETAKYKQDMKAASIPDKVETVAGTLEFFDGVPVGKTNDLVYDYLDRSRGLGVYLDNLGAVSIYAVLAAIADQGADAPNKIAIWEQLMDSRTPVITSNTSTMYAYSGTDLANDGPTVIEVPPGMLGFLDDGWQRFVGNIGLAGPDRGKGGKYLVLPPGYTGAVPEGYFLLKPSTNKNFLFLRGSIKDGLKAAADNFKQGLRVYPLKDAANPAPTEFINMSGRTFTTIFPSDFSYFELLNTIVQEEPIDAIGPEVRGYLAAIGIVKGQPFSPDARMKNLLTEAATLGNAAGRSITYDPRIGGVYIYPGTDLNWVMGYANKNTSFEADGAMGLDARVLFYYNAGGVTPAMALTIPGAGSDYALAFLDADKQPFDGSKTYRLHLPPNVPVNDFWAVTLYDTQTRTQLQTSQLFPTVGSQSKGIKKNADGSYDLYFAPKAPAGEAGNWLATNPGKSWFAILRMYGPLEPWINKTWRPGNIELAK; encoded by the coding sequence ATGAAAGCACCTCTCATCGCGCTCGCGCTCGCCGGTATGCTCAATGTTGCGACGGCGCAGGCGCAGGAGACCGCGAAATACAAGCAGGACATGAAGGCGGCATCGATTCCGGACAAGGTCGAGACCGTGGCCGGCACACTCGAGTTCTTCGACGGCGTCCCGGTTGGCAAGACGAACGACTTGGTCTATGACTATCTCGACCGCTCGCGCGGCCTCGGGGTCTACCTCGACAACCTCGGCGCAGTATCGATCTATGCCGTGCTCGCGGCGATTGCCGATCAGGGCGCCGACGCGCCCAACAAGATTGCCATCTGGGAACAGCTGATGGACTCCCGGACCCCGGTCATCACCTCCAATACGTCGACGATGTATGCCTATTCCGGCACCGACCTGGCCAACGACGGGCCGACGGTCATCGAGGTTCCGCCGGGCATGCTTGGCTTTCTCGACGACGGCTGGCAACGATTCGTCGGGAACATCGGCTTGGCCGGACCGGACAGGGGCAAGGGGGGCAAGTACCTCGTGTTGCCGCCGGGATACACCGGCGCCGTGCCTGAGGGATACTTCCTGCTGAAGCCGTCGACCAACAAGAATTTCCTCTTTCTGCGCGGCTCGATCAAGGATGGCCTGAAGGCCGCGGCCGACAATTTCAAGCAGGGCCTGCGGGTCTATCCGCTCAAGGATGCGGCCAATCCCGCGCCGACAGAGTTCATCAACATGTCGGGCAGGACATTCACCACCATCTTCCCGAGCGATTTCTCCTACTTCGAGCTTCTCAATACCATCGTGCAGGAAGAGCCGATCGACGCCATCGGGCCAGAGGTGCGCGGCTACCTGGCCGCCATCGGCATCGTCAAGGGCCAGCCGTTCAGTCCCGATGCCCGGATGAAGAACCTGCTGACGGAGGCGGCCACGCTCGGCAACGCCGCCGGTCGCTCCATCACGTACGACCCCCGGATCGGCGGGGTGTACATCTACCCCGGCACCGACCTCAACTGGGTCATGGGATACGCAAACAAGAACACCTCGTTTGAGGCCGACGGCGCCATGGGCCTCGATGCGCGGGTGCTCTTCTACTACAACGCCGGCGGGGTAACACCGGCCATGGCGCTGACGATTCCGGGAGCCGGCTCCGATTACGCCCTGGCCTTTCTGGATGCCGACAAGCAGCCATTCGACGGTTCCAAGACCTACCGGCTGCACCTGCCGCCCAACGTCCCTGTCAACGACTTCTGGGCCGTCACGCTCTACGACACCCAGACCCGCACCCAGCTGCAGACCAGTCAGCTCTTCCCGACCGTCGGCAGCCAGTCCAAGGGCATCAAGAAGAACGCCGACGGTTCGTACGACCTCTACTTCGCGCCGAAAGCCCCGGCGGGAGAGGCCGGCAACTGGCTGGCCACCAACCCCGGCAAGAGCTGGTTCGCGATCCTGCGCATGTATGGTCCGCTGGAGCCGTGGATCAACAAGACCTGGCGGCCAGGCAACATCGAGTTGGCGAAGTAG